The following are encoded together in the Labrus mixtus chromosome 2, fLabMix1.1, whole genome shotgun sequence genome:
- the baiap2l2b gene encoding brain-specific angiogenesis inhibitor 1-associated protein 2-like protein 2: MSAATSDQLHRTTLTVYANLMEQFNPGLQNLVALGNSYVNAFQALAVCSEAYFSAVAKMGDQALHTFSSRSLGDVLIQISDTQRRLTAEMEGVFRWFQVEVLQAMEKNTKLDEEYIEGSRRVYELEVRNQAETLEKQLRRGSYRDSLENSEYMLYLKQSRQEILKEEERRYRFLAEKHCGLTQSLLFLINKTGASLQQKADGWKEKVNDTKGSRPRTPTQLDQEAQLRGSVSSLLQTVARDEDMSWARREQQALGRVPSRAPSPIPNRSRSSSVGESLGLGGGRAMRALVSHPSSSNPKLLPFNRGETVTVLVQEPRNGWLYGRTDSSLRQGWFPAAYVAPVEDLSNNLAISGGSLRSHSMNNLLDTDQSENTKYGDVPPPATPNRRASVDFRPISPFPEKQLELLLEAKPGQTKTYNEHPPPPPPPPPPPPSSQNLRRSSVDFRPISPLPERKGESASDVQSLSPHGHSENPLFPRGTNPFATVKLRPTTTNDRSSPRIL; this comes from the exons ATGTCGGCAGCCACCAGTGACCAGCTGCACAGAACAACCTTAACCGTCTATGCG AACCTGATGGAGCAATTCAACCCTGGCCTCCAGAACCTTGTTGCTCTAGGAAACAGCTACGTCAATGCTTTCCAAG CCTTAGCTGTTTGCAGCGAGGCATACTTCAGCGCTGTGGCTAAGATGGGTGATCAAGCGCTTCACACATTTTCATCTCGCTCTCttg ggGATGTCCTTATCCAGAtatcagacacacagaggagactCACTGCAGAGATGGAGGGTGTG TTTCGGTGGTTTCAGGTTGAGGTGTTGCAGGCCATGGAAAAGAACACCAAGTTGGATGAGGAGTACATTGAG GGGAGTCGCAGAGTGTATGAGCTGGAGGTGAGAAACCAGGCGGAGACTTTGGAGAAACAGCTGAGACGAGGATCTTACAGGGACTCCTTG gagAACAGTGAGTACATGTTGTATCTGAAGCAGAGCCGACAGGAGATcctaaaggaggaggagaggaggtatCGCTTCCTCGCAGAGAAACATTGTGGCCTTACTCAGTCACTGCTCTTCCTTATTAACaag ACCGGTGCATCTCTTCAACAGAAAGcagatggatggaaggagaaAGTGAACGACACTAAAGGGTCCAGACCTCGGACTCCCACTCAGTTAGACCAAGAAGCACAG CTGCGAGGTTCAGTGAGCTCCCTGCTGCAGACTGTGGCCAGAGATGAAGATATGTCCTGGGCCAGGAGGGAGCAGCAGGCGCTGGGAAGAGTTCCCTCTAGAG CTCCATCTCCCATCCCAAACCGCTCTCGCTCCAGCTCAGTGGGGGAATCCCTGGGTCTTGGTGGAGGGAGAGCCATGAGAGCCCTGGTGTCTCACCCTTCATCATCCAACCCAAAGCTTTTACCTTTCAACAGGGGAGAGACTGTCACAGTACTGGTCCAGGAGCCACGCAATGGCTGGCTGTACGGACGCACAGACAGCAGCCTGCG TCAGGGCTGGTTCCCTGCTGCATATGTGGCCCCTGTTGAGGACCTCTCCAACAATTTGGCAATAAG TGGTGGCTCTCTAAGAAGCCACAGTATGAACAACCTGCTTgacactgaccaatcagagaacaCAAAGTATGGAGATGTCCCACCACCAGCTACACCCAACCGACGAGCCTCTGTGGACTTCCGACCGATCTCTCCTTTTCCAGAGAAGCAGTTGGAGCTACTTTTGGAAGCAAAGCCTGGTCAGACGAAGACCTACAATGAAcacccacctccacctcctcccccaccaccccctcctccctcaaGTCAGAATCTAAGAAGGAGCTCTGTGGATTTTCGACCAATCTCTCCCCTTCCCGAAAGGAAGGGTGAGTCAGCTTCTGATGTCCAG AGTTTATCACCCCATGGGCATTCTGAAAACCCTCTGTTTCCCAG AGGCACAAACCCATTCGCCACTGTGAAGCTGCGCCCGACGACGACCAATGACAGATCTTCTCCTCGGATCCTTTGA
- the pvalb7 gene encoding parvalbumin-7 isoform X1, with the protein MAGKLTMTDLLKAEDIKKTLEFFAGEAFDPKKFFDLVGMTAMSAESVKKVFQVLDVDDSGFIEEEELKYVLQGFSKEGRELTDAETKAFLIAADKDGDGKIGIDEFETLVHE; encoded by the exons CTGGCAAACTGACGATGACGGATCTGTTGAAAGCAGAGGACATCAAGAAAACTCTTGAATTCTTTGCAG GAGAAGCCTTCGACCCCAAAAAGTTCTTCGATTTGGTGGGAATGACGGCAATGTCAGCTGAAAGCGTCAAGAAGGTCTTCCAGGTTCTGGATGTGGATGATAGTGGCTtcatagaggaggaggagctgaa GTATGTACTGCAGGGCTTTTCCAAGGAGGGCAGAGAACTGACTGACGCCGAGACAAAAGCATTCCTCATAGCCGCAGACAAAGATGGAGACGGCAAGATCGGCATTGATg agTTCGAGACCTTGGTGCATGAGTAG
- the pvalb7 gene encoding parvalbumin-7 isoform X2, which translates to MTDLLKAEDIKKTLEFFAGEAFDPKKFFDLVGMTAMSAESVKKVFQVLDVDDSGFIEEEELKYVLQGFSKEGRELTDAETKAFLIAADKDGDGKIGIDEFETLVHE; encoded by the exons ATGACGGATCTGTTGAAAGCAGAGGACATCAAGAAAACTCTTGAATTCTTTGCAG GAGAAGCCTTCGACCCCAAAAAGTTCTTCGATTTGGTGGGAATGACGGCAATGTCAGCTGAAAGCGTCAAGAAGGTCTTCCAGGTTCTGGATGTGGATGATAGTGGCTtcatagaggaggaggagctgaa GTATGTACTGCAGGGCTTTTCCAAGGAGGGCAGAGAACTGACTGACGCCGAGACAAAAGCATTCCTCATAGCCGCAGACAAAGATGGAGACGGCAAGATCGGCATTGATg agTTCGAGACCTTGGTGCATGAGTAG